The Streptomyces sp. NBC_01353 genome contains a region encoding:
- a CDS encoding YggS family pyridoxal phosphate-dependent enzyme translates to MTDRKTELAENLARVEERISAACAAAGRKRADVTLIVVTKTYPASDVRLLHELGVRDVAENRDQDAAPKAAACADLDLRWHFVGQLQTNKVRSVTSYADVVQSVDRLKLVTALSTTAEKAGRELGCLVQVALDAESGARGERGGVSPDGIEELAAAVDAAPGLRLDGLMTVAPLAGPYAGRQRAAFDRLMDLSTVLRANRPAANMVSAGMSADLEEAVAAGATHVRIGTAVLGVRPRLR, encoded by the coding sequence ATGACGGACCGTAAGACGGAACTCGCCGAGAATCTGGCGCGGGTGGAGGAACGTATCTCTGCCGCCTGCGCCGCCGCCGGCCGCAAGCGGGCGGATGTGACCCTGATTGTGGTCACCAAGACATACCCGGCGAGCGATGTGCGACTTCTGCACGAACTCGGAGTGCGGGACGTCGCCGAGAACCGGGACCAGGACGCGGCCCCCAAGGCCGCGGCCTGCGCGGATCTGGACCTGCGCTGGCATTTCGTCGGCCAGTTGCAGACCAACAAGGTCCGATCTGTGACGAGTTATGCGGATGTAGTGCAGTCTGTCGACCGTTTGAAGCTCGTCACCGCACTGTCGACGACGGCGGAGAAGGCCGGGCGCGAGCTCGGCTGCCTCGTCCAGGTCGCGCTCGACGCCGAATCGGGCGCGCGGGGCGAGCGAGGTGGCGTGTCGCCCGACGGCATCGAGGAGTTGGCCGCCGCCGTGGACGCCGCGCCGGGGCTGAGGCTCGACGGACTGATGACCGTCGCGCCGCTCGCCGGCCCCTACGCGGGGCGCCAACGTGCGGCGTTCGACCGCCTGATGGATTTGTCGACTGTCCTGCGCGCGAACCGTCCGGCTGCGAACATGGTGTCGGCGGGGATGAGTGCGGACCTCGAGGAGGCCGTGGCGGCCGGAGCGACACATGTGCGCATCGGTACGGCGGTACTGGGTGTCCGCCCCAGGCTCCGGTAA
- the sepF gene encoding cell division protein SepF, whose protein sequence is MAGAMRKMAVYLGLVEDDGYDGRGFDPDDDFEPELEPEPERERRHQPPRQIEREEPVRVVQPPAPREPVSHSVPVLAESGRPARIAPVASITPERPSMEKNAPVIMPKVVSEREPYRITTLHPRTYNEARTIGEHFREGTPVIMNLTEMDDTDAKRLVDFAAGLVFGLHGSIERVTQKVFLLSPANVDVTAEDKARIAEGGFFNQS, encoded by the coding sequence ATGGCCGGCGCGATGCGCAAGATGGCGGTCTACCTCGGCCTCGTGGAGGACGATGGGTACGACGGCCGGGGTTTCGACCCCGACGACGACTTCGAACCCGAGCTGGAGCCCGAGCCCGAGCGTGAACGGCGCCACCAGCCCCCGCGGCAGATCGAGCGGGAGGAACCGGTGCGAGTGGTGCAGCCGCCCGCCCCGCGTGAACCGGTGTCCCATTCTGTCCCGGTACTCGCCGAGAGCGGACGTCCGGCCCGAATTGCCCCCGTGGCATCCATCACACCCGAACGTCCGAGCATGGAGAAGAACGCACCGGTGATCATGCCCAAGGTTGTGTCCGAGCGGGAGCCCTACCGCATCACGACACTGCACCCCAGGACGTACAACGAGGCCCGTACCATCGGGGAACACTTCCGCGAGGGCACCCCCGTGATCATGAACCTCACGGAGATGGACGACACCGATGCGAAGCGACTTGTCGACTTTGCCGCCGGACTCGTCTTCGGGCTCCATGGCAGCATTGAGCGCGTGACGCAGAAGGTGTTCCTGTTGTCGCCTGCTAACGTCGATGTCACGGCGGAGGACAAGGCCCGCATCGCAGAGGGCGGATTCTTCAACCAGAGCTGA
- a CDS encoding YggT family protein gives MGVALQVVYIALMCFLIVLIFRLVMDYVFQFARSWQPGKAMVVVLEATYTVTDPPLKLLRRFIPPLRLGGVALDLSFFVLMIIVYILISIVSSFAR, from the coding sequence ATGGGCGTCGCACTACAAGTGGTCTACATCGCTCTGATGTGCTTCCTCATCGTGCTGATCTTCCGATTGGTCATGGACTACGTCTTCCAGTTCGCCCGTTCATGGCAACCCGGTAAGGCGATGGTGGTCGTTCTGGAGGCCACCTACACTGTCACCGATCCACCGCTCAAGCTTCTGCGGCGGTTCATTCCGCCGCTGCGTCTCGGGGGCGTGGCACTCGACCTGTCCTTCTTCGTTCTGATGATCATCGTCTACATCCTGATCTCCATCGTGAGCAGCTTCGCGAGGTGA
- a CDS encoding DivIVA domain-containing protein, whose product MPLTPEDVRNKQFTTVRLREGYDEDEVDAFLDEVEAELTRLLRENEDLRAKLAAATRAAAQNQQQQGMRKPPEQQDRPVGPGAPVPAAISGPPVQQQPPQMGPPQLPSGAPQLPAGPGGHGPGPMQGGPMGPGPGQMQGGPMGQPMGGPMGHPQQQMQQPMQQQGPGGDSAARVLSLAQQTADQAIAEARSEANKIVGEARSRAEGLERDARAKADALERDAQEKHRVAMGSLESARATLERKVEDLRGFEREYRTRLKSYLESQLRQLETQADDSLAPPRTPATASLPPAPSMASAGASAPSYGGNGTMGGAPSMGGAPSYGGQQQMSPAMTQPMAPVRPQAPQPMQQAPAPMRGFLIDEDDN is encoded by the coding sequence ATGCCGCTGACCCCCGAGGACGTGCGGAACAAGCAGTTCACGACCGTCCGCCTTCGAGAAGGCTATGACGAGGACGAGGTCGATGCCTTCCTCGACGAGGTCGAAGCCGAACTGACCCGCCTGCTCCGCGAGAACGAGGACCTGCGCGCCAAGCTGGCCGCGGCCACGCGTGCCGCCGCGCAGAACCAGCAGCAGCAGGGGATGCGCAAGCCGCCGGAGCAGCAGGATCGTCCCGTCGGTCCCGGTGCCCCCGTGCCCGCCGCCATATCCGGACCGCCGGTCCAGCAGCAGCCCCCGCAGATGGGTCCCCCGCAGCTGCCGTCCGGTGCGCCGCAGCTCCCTGCCGGTCCTGGTGGCCACGGCCCCGGCCCGATGCAGGGTGGTCCGATGGGCCCCGGCCCCGGCCAGATGCAGGGCGGCCCCATGGGTCAGCCGATGGGCGGCCCCATGGGTCACCCGCAGCAGCAGATGCAGCAGCCGATGCAGCAGCAGGGCCCCGGTGGCGACAGCGCCGCGCGTGTGCTCTCGCTGGCCCAGCAGACGGCCGACCAGGCGATCGCGGAGGCCCGTTCCGAGGCCAACAAGATCGTCGGCGAGGCGCGCTCGCGCGCCGAGGGCCTGGAGCGGGACGCCCGCGCCAAGGCGGACGCGCTGGAGCGGGACGCGCAGGAGAAGCACCGCGTCGCGATGGGCTCGCTCGAGTCCGCTCGCGCCACGCTGGAGCGCAAGGTCGAGGACCTGCGCGGCTTCGAGCGCGAGTACCGCACGCGTCTGAAGTCCTACCTCGAGTCGCAGCTGCGTCAGCTGGAGACCCAGGCGGACGACTCGCTGGCTCCGCCGCGGACGCCGGCCACGGCTTCCCTGCCGCCGGCCCCGTCGATGGCTTCGGCCGGCGCGAGCGCCCCGTCGTACGGCGGCAACGGCACGATGGGCGGCGCGCCGTCCATGGGCGGTGCCCCGTCCTACGGTGGCCAGCAGCAGATGTCCCCGGCGATGACGCAGCCGATGGCTCCGGTCCGCCCGCAGGCGCCGCAGCCGATGCAGCAGGCACCGGCGCCGATGCGTGGCTTCCTGATCGACGAGGACGACAACTGA
- the ileS gene encoding isoleucine--tRNA ligase has protein sequence MTQYRQVPAQVDLPALEHAVLDFWRESKVFAKTLEQSEGRPEWVFYEGPPTANGMPGAHHIEARVFKDVFPRFRTMRGYHVARKAGWDCHGLPVELAVEKELGFSGKKDIEEYGIAAFNDKCRESVTRHTDAFADLTTRMGYWVDLDDAYRTMDPEYIESVWWSLKQIFDKDLLVQDHRVAPWCPRCGTGLSDHELAQGYETVVDPSVFVRFPLTSGPLAGQASLLVWTTTPWTLVSNTAVAAHPEVTYVVATDGEEKLVVAAPLVEKALGEGWVTTGESFTGAEMERWTYERPFSLVDFPSEAHYVVNADYVTTEDGTGLVHQSPAFGEDDLKVCRSYGLPVVNPVRPDGTFEEDVPLVGGVFFKKADEQLTADLDARGLLFKHIPYEHSYPHCWRCHTALLYYAQPSWYIRTTAVKDRLLEENEKTNWFPDSVKHGRFGDWLNNNIDWALSRSRYWGTPLPLWRCEDDHLTCVGSRAELSELTGTDQSELDPHRPYIDAVTFPCPSCSKTATRVPEVIDAWYDSGSMPFAQWGYPHKNKDLFESRYPAQFISEAIDQTRGWFYTLMAVGTLVFDKSSYENVVCLGHILAEDGRKMSKHLGNTLEPISLMDQHGADAVRWFMAAGGSPWAARRVGHGTIQEVVRKTLLTYWNTVAFQALYARTSGWAPSAADPAPGERSVLDKWLLSELNTLVSETTQALESYDTQRAGKLISSFVDDLSNWYVRRSRRRFWQGDAAALRTLHDAIETVTRLMAPLTPFITERVWQDLVVPVTPDAPESVHLSTWPEPDLSLVDTTLPTQMTLVRRLVELGRATRAESGVKTRQPLSRALVAATGFGDLSPELQAQITEELNVSSVASLSEVGGSLVDTTAKANFRALGKRFGKGVQDVAKAVAAADAAALSLALRSGEATLEVNGETITVGPDEIIITETPREGWSVASDAGATVALDLEITPELRKAGLARDAIRLIQEARKNSGLDVADRIALRWTSGSPETTEALTTHATLIADEVLATDYATGPADDTFGTPFKDEGLSLTFQLRKA, from the coding sequence ATGACGCAGTACCGCCAGGTGCCCGCCCAGGTCGACCTGCCCGCGCTCGAGCACGCCGTGCTCGATTTCTGGCGCGAGAGCAAGGTCTTCGCCAAGACCCTGGAGCAGTCCGAGGGCCGCCCCGAGTGGGTGTTCTACGAGGGCCCGCCCACCGCCAACGGAATGCCCGGCGCCCACCACATCGAGGCCCGCGTCTTCAAGGACGTCTTCCCCCGCTTCCGGACCATGCGCGGCTACCACGTGGCCCGCAAGGCCGGCTGGGACTGCCACGGCCTCCCGGTCGAGCTCGCCGTCGAGAAGGAGCTCGGCTTCTCCGGCAAGAAGGACATCGAGGAATACGGCATCGCCGCGTTCAACGACAAGTGCCGGGAATCCGTGACCCGCCACACCGACGCGTTCGCCGACCTGACGACGCGCATGGGCTACTGGGTCGACCTCGACGACGCGTACCGGACGATGGACCCCGAGTACATCGAGTCGGTCTGGTGGTCGCTCAAGCAGATCTTCGACAAGGACCTGCTGGTCCAGGACCACCGTGTCGCCCCCTGGTGCCCGCGCTGCGGCACCGGCCTCTCGGACCACGAGCTGGCGCAGGGGTACGAGACGGTCGTCGACCCCTCGGTCTTCGTCCGCTTCCCGCTGACCTCAGGCCCGCTGGCCGGCCAGGCGTCGCTCCTGGTCTGGACGACGACCCCGTGGACCCTGGTCTCGAACACGGCCGTCGCGGCCCACCCCGAGGTCACCTATGTCGTCGCGACCGACGGCGAGGAGAAGCTCGTCGTCGCCGCGCCGCTGGTCGAGAAGGCGCTCGGCGAGGGCTGGGTGACCACGGGCGAGTCCTTCACGGGCGCCGAGATGGAGCGCTGGACGTACGAGCGCCCGTTCTCCCTGGTCGACTTCCCTTCGGAAGCCCACTACGTGGTGAACGCGGACTACGTCACGACCGAGGACGGTACGGGTCTGGTGCACCAGTCCCCCGCCTTCGGTGAGGACGACCTCAAGGTCTGCCGCTCCTACGGCCTGCCGGTCGTGAACCCGGTCCGCCCCGACGGCACCTTCGAGGAGGACGTGCCGCTGGTCGGCGGCGTCTTCTTCAAGAAGGCCGACGAGCAGCTGACCGCCGACCTGGACGCGCGCGGCCTGCTCTTCAAGCACATCCCGTACGAGCACAGCTACCCGCACTGCTGGCGCTGCCACACGGCGCTGCTCTACTACGCGCAGCCGTCCTGGTACATCCGTACGACCGCCGTGAAGGACCGCCTTCTCGAGGAGAACGAGAAGACGAACTGGTTCCCGGACTCGGTCAAGCACGGCCGCTTCGGTGACTGGCTGAACAACAACATCGACTGGGCGCTCTCCCGCAGCCGCTACTGGGGCACCCCGCTGCCGCTGTGGCGCTGCGAGGACGACCACCTGACGTGCGTGGGCTCGCGCGCCGAGCTGTCCGAGCTGACGGGCACGGACCAGTCGGAGCTCGACCCGCACCGCCCGTACATCGACGCGGTGACCTTCCCCTGCCCGAGCTGCTCGAAGACGGCGACGCGCGTGCCGGAGGTGATCGACGCCTGGTACGACTCGGGCTCGATGCCGTTCGCGCAGTGGGGCTACCCGCACAAGAACAAGGACCTCTTCGAGTCGCGCTACCCGGCGCAGTTCATCTCGGAGGCGATCGACCAGACGCGTGGGTGGTTCTACACGCTGATGGCGGTCGGCACGCTCGTCTTCGACAAGTCCTCGTACGAGAACGTGGTCTGCCTCGGCCACATCCTCGCCGAGGACGGCCGCAAGATGTCCAAGCACCTGGGCAACACCCTGGAGCCGATCTCGCTGATGGACCAGCACGGCGCGGACGCGGTCCGCTGGTTCATGGCGGCCGGCGGCTCGCCGTGGGCGGCGCGCCGGGTGGGCCACGGCACGATCCAGGAGGTGGTGAGGAAGACCCTCCTCACCTACTGGAACACGGTCGCCTTCCAGGCGTTGTACGCCCGTACGTCGGGCTGGGCGCCGAGCGCGGCGGACCCGGCGCCGGGTGAGCGCTCGGTCCTGGACAAGTGGCTCCTGTCCGAGCTGAACACGCTGGTGTCCGAGACCACGCAGGCGCTGGAGTCGTACGACACCCAGCGGGCGGGCAAGCTGATCTCGTCATTCGTGGACGACCTGTCGAACTGGTACGTGCGGCGTTCGCGCCGCCGGTTCTGGCAGGGCGACGCGGCGGCGCTGCGTACCCTCCACGACGCGATCGAGACGGTCACGCGGCTCATGGCCCCGCTCACGCCGTTCATCACGGAGCGGGTGTGGCAGGACCTGGTGGTTCCCGTGACGCCGGACGCCCCGGAGTCGGTCCACCTCTCGACGTGGCCGGAGCCGGACCTGTCGCTGGTCGACACGACGCTCCCCACGCAGATGACGCTCGTCCGCCGCCTGGTGGAGCTGGGCCGGGCGACGCGGGCGGAGTCGGGCGTGAAGACCCGCCAGCCCCTGTCGCGCGCGCTGGTGGCCGCGACGGGCTTCGGGGACCTCTCCCCGGAGCTCCAGGCCCAGATCACGGAGGAGCTGAACGTCTCGTCCGTGGCTTCGCTCTCCGAGGTCGGCGGCTCGCTGGTCGACACGACGGCGAAGGCGAACTTCCGGGCGCTGGGCAAGCGCTTCGGGAAGGGCGTCCAGGACGTGGCGAAGGCGGTCGCGGCGGCGGACGCGGCGGCGCTGTCGCTGGCACTGAGGAGCGGTGAGGCGACGCTGGAGGTCAACGGCGAGACGATCACGGTCGGCCCGGACGAGATCATCATCACGGAGACTCCGCGCGAGGGCTGGTCGGTGGCGTCGGACGCGGGCGCGACCGTGGCGCTGGACCTGGAGATCACTCCGGAGCTCCGCAAGGCGGGCCTGGCGCGTGACGCGATCCGCCTGATCCAGGAGGCCCGCAAGAACAGCGGCCTGGACGTGGCGGACCGGATCGCCCTGCGCTGGACGTCGGGCTCCCCGGAGACGACGGAGGCCCTGACGACCCACGCGACCCTGATCGCGGACGAGGTCCTGGCAACGGACTACGCGACGGGCCCGGCGGACGACACGTTCGGCACCCCGTTCAAGGACGAGGGCCTGTCCCTGACGTTCCAGCTCCGCAAGGCGTAA
- a CDS encoding TraR/DksA family transcriptional regulator, with protein MVAKKTAAKKTSTAGTAGTGGAAKDVTGKKTTVTKKANAAAPARTSTAKKTANSTARKTSAEKTAPDEEAAAKKAPAAKKAKAPARKAATKKVTPVKKSTTAKKSTTAEKAPAAKKAPVKKAAVKKKAASAAQLKQTGARTVAAKKTAGGVTTAENEAAVPQARTGELAVRPGEDPWTPEEVAEARAELESEVLRLRAELLHSKEELTGLMRDSGDGAGDDQADTGTKNITREHELALAANAREMLEQSEHALERLDAGTYGLCEVCGKPIGKARMQAFPRATLCVEDKQKQERRG; from the coding sequence ATGGTGGCGAAGAAGACCGCCGCGAAGAAGACCTCGACCGCCGGTACCGCCGGTACGGGCGGGGCGGCCAAGGACGTCACCGGAAAGAAGACGACCGTCACGAAGAAGGCGAACGCGGCGGCCCCGGCACGCACGAGCACGGCGAAGAAGACGGCCAACAGCACGGCGAGGAAGACGTCCGCCGAGAAGACGGCCCCCGATGAGGAGGCGGCCGCGAAGAAGGCTCCGGCGGCCAAGAAGGCCAAGGCCCCGGCGAGGAAGGCGGCCACGAAGAAGGTCACCCCGGTCAAGAAGTCCACGACGGCCAAGAAGTCCACGACCGCCGAGAAGGCCCCGGCGGCGAAGAAAGCCCCGGTCAAGAAGGCCGCGGTCAAGAAGAAGGCCGCGTCCGCGGCGCAGCTGAAGCAGACAGGAGCCAGGACGGTGGCAGCGAAGAAGACCGCGGGAGGCGTGACGACGGCCGAGAACGAGGCCGCGGTCCCCCAGGCTCGTACCGGCGAGCTCGCGGTGCGTCCCGGCGAGGACCCCTGGACGCCCGAGGAGGTCGCCGAGGCCCGCGCGGAGCTGGAGAGCGAGGTGCTCAGGCTCCGGGCCGAGCTGCTCCACTCCAAGGAGGAGCTGACCGGGCTGATGCGGGACTCCGGTGACGGCGCGGGCGACGACCAGGCCGACACCGGCACCAAGAACATCACGCGCGAGCACGAGCTGGCCCTGGCGGCCAACGCCCGCGAGATGCTCGAGCAGTCCGAGCACGCCCTGGAGCGGCTGGACGCGGGCACGTACGGGCTCTGCGAGGTCTGCGGCAAGCCGATCGGCAAGGCGCGGATGCAGGCGTTCCCGCGGGCCACGCTGTGCGTCGAGGACAAGCAGAAGCAGGAGCGTCGCGGCTGA
- the lspA gene encoding signal peptidase II, which translates to MAEAERIIGTPDSDADGAADGETAAPAGQPKGKRKIVALFVVALLAYLLDLGSKLLVVAELEGREPIRVVGDLLTFHVIRNPGAAFGMGEAFTIIFTFIAATVIVVIARLARKLYSTWWAIALGMLLGGALGNLTDRIFRSPGVFEGAVVDFIAPAHFAVFNLADSAIVCGGFLIVILSFRGLDPDGTVHKD; encoded by the coding sequence GTGGCAGAGGCGGAGCGCATCATCGGTACGCCGGATTCAGACGCGGACGGCGCGGCGGACGGCGAGACGGCGGCCCCCGCCGGGCAGCCCAAGGGCAAGCGCAAGATCGTCGCGCTCTTCGTGGTCGCTCTGCTCGCGTACCTGCTCGACCTCGGCAGCAAGTTGCTCGTGGTGGCCGAGCTGGAGGGCCGTGAGCCGATCCGGGTCGTCGGTGATCTGCTGACGTTCCATGTGATCCGCAACCCGGGTGCGGCCTTCGGTATGGGCGAGGCCTTCACGATCATCTTCACGTTCATCGCGGCGACGGTGATCGTCGTGATCGCCCGGCTCGCGCGCAAGCTCTACAGCACCTGGTGGGCCATCGCGCTCGGCATGCTCCTCGGCGGTGCGCTGGGCAACCTCACCGACCGGATCTTCCGCTCGCCGGGCGTCTTCGAGGGCGCGGTCGTCGACTTCATCGCGCCGGCCCACTTCGCCGTCTTCAACCTCGCGGACTCGGCGATCGTCTGCGGCGGCTTCCTGATCGTGATCCTGTCCTTCCGGGGCCTGGACCCCGACGGCACCGTCCACAAGGACTGA